Proteins encoded by one window of Camelus dromedarius isolate mCamDro1 chromosome 27, mCamDro1.pat, whole genome shotgun sequence:
- the PLPPR3 gene encoding phospholipid phosphatase-related protein type 3, with protein MISTKEKNKTPKDSMTLLPCFYFVELPIVASSIVSLYFLELTDLFKPAKVGFQCYDRTLSMPYVETSEELIPLLMLLSLAFAAPAASIMVGEGTLYCLQSRLWGRSGGPGGAEGSIHAGGCNFNSFLRRTVRFVGVHVFGLCATALVTDVIQLATGYHAPFFLTVCKPNYTLLGTSCEANPYITQDICSGHDTHAILSARKTFPSQHATLSAFAAVYVSMYFNSVISDTTKLLKPILVFSFAIAAGVCGLTQITQYRSHPVDVYAGFLIGAGIAAYLACHAVGNFQAPPAEKSVAPAPAKDALRALTQRGHDSVYQQNKSVSTDELGPPGRLEGVPRPVARDKTSLGSLKRASVDVDLLAPRSPMGKENMVTFSHTLPRVSTPSLDDPARRHMTIHVPLDASRSKQLISEWKQKSLEGRGLGLPDEGHLHAPAEPMAEEEEEEEEEEEEEEEEEEEEEEEGEEGGPAPPSLYPTVQARPGLGPRVILPPRAGPQPLVHIPEEGAQAVAGLSPKSSAAVRAKWLMMAEKSGSTVATASAQPRVANPPRLLQVIAMSKAPGGPGPKAAETASSSSASSDSSQYRSPSDRDSASIVTIDAHAPHHPVVHLSAGNGPWEWKAAGGGAKGPEGQGGYELGDLAHGFRGGPKPPGVSPGSSVSDVDQEEPRFGAVATVNLATGEGLPTLGTADGALGPASRESTLRRKAGGLVLGEREASAGAEAEAYYRKMQAARRFKD; from the exons ATGATCTCGACCAAGGAGAAGAATAAAACCCCGAAGGACAGCATGACGCTTCTGCCTTGCTTCTACTTCGTGGAG CTGCCCATAGTGGCGTCCTCCATCGTGTCCCTCTACTTCTTGGAGCTGACCGACCTCTTCAAGCCGGCCAAGGTGGGTTTCCAGTGCTACGACCGCACACTCTCCATGCCCTACGTGGAGACCAGCGAGGAGCTCATCCCCCTGCTCATGCTCCTCAGCTTGGCCTTTGCTGCGCCTGCAGCCTCG ATCATGGTCGGCGAGGGCACGCTGTACTGCTTGCAGTCCCGGCTGTGGGGCCGCAGTGGGGGCCCCGGTGGGGCCGAGGGCAGCATCCACGCCGGCGGCTGCAACTTTAACTCCTTTCTTCGGAGGACAGTGCGGTTCGTGG GCGTCCACGTGTTCGGCCTGTGTGCTACAGCCCTGGTGACCGACGTCATCCAGCTGGCCACAGGCTACCACGCGCCCTTCTTCCTGACGGTCTGCAAACCCAACTACACCCTGCTGGGCACGTCGTGTGAGGCCAACCCCTACATCACGCAAGACATCTGCTCCGGCCACGACACCCACGCCATCCTGTCCGCACG GAAGACCTTCCCATCCCAGCACGCCACCCTGTCCGCCTTTGCTGCCGTCTACGTGTCG ATGTACTTCAACTCTGTCATCTCGGACACCACCAAGCTGCTGAAGCCCATCCTGGTGTTCTCCTTTGCCATCGCGGCAGGCGTCTGCGGCCTCACCCAGATCACGCAGTACCGCAGCCACCCCGTGGACGTCTACGCCGGCTTCCTCATCGGTGCCGGCATCGCTGCCTACCTG GCCTGCCACGCGGTGGGCAACTTCCAGGCCCCGCCTGCAGAGAAATCTGTGGCCCCAGCGCCTGCCAAGGACGCGCTGCGGGCGCTGACCCAGCGGGGCCACGACTCGGTATACCAGCAGAACAAGTCCGTGAGCACGGACGAGCTGGGCCCACCTGGGCGGCTGGAGGGCGTGCCCCGACCCGTGGCCCGCGACAAGACCTCACTGGGCAGCCTGAAGCGGGCCAGTGTGGACGTGGACCTGCTGGCCCCTCGCAGTCCCATGGGTAAGGAGAACATGGTGACCTTCAGCCACACGCTGCCCCGCGTCAGCACACCCTCGCTGGACGACCCCGCCCGCCGCCACATGACCATCCACGTGCCCCTCGATGCCTCACGCTCCAAGCAGCTCATCAGTGAGTGGAAGCAGAAGTCGCTGGAGGGCCGTGGCCTGGGGCTGCCGGATGAGGGGCACCTGCACGCGCCCGCGGAGCCcatggcagaggaggaagaggaggaggaggaggaggaggaagaggaggaggaggaggaggaggaggaggaggaggaaggggaggaagggggtccGGCCCCGCCTTCACTCTACCCCACCGTCCAGGCCCGGCCAGGGCTCGGGCCCCGGGTCATTCTCCCGCCGAGGGCCGGGCCACAGCCACTGGTGCACATCCCTGAGGAGGGGGCCCAGGCGGTGGCTGGCCTATCCCCTAAGAGCAGCGCGGCCGTGAGGGCCAAGTGGCTCATGATGGCTGAGAAGAGCGGGTCCACTGTGGCCACGGCCTCTGCCCAGCCCCGTGTAGCCAACCCGCCCCGGCTGCTGCAGGTCATTGCCATGTCCAAGGCACCGGGCGGGCCTGGCCCCAAGGCAGCCGAGACGGCCTCGTCCTCTAGCGCCAGTTCCGACTCCTCACAGTACAGGTCACCGTCAGACCGTGACTCAGCCAGCATTGTCACCATCGACGCGCATGCACCTCACCACCCCGTGGTCCACCTGTCTGCGGGTAACGGGCCCTGGGAGTGGAAGGCAGCTGGTGGTGGGGCCAAGGGGCCGGAGGGCCAGGGCGGCTATGAGCTGGGGGACCTGGCTCACGGCTTCCGCGGGGGGCCCAAGCCACCAGGCGTGTCCCCAGGCTCGTCTGTCAGTGACGTGGACCAGGAGGAGCCACGGTTTGGGGCCGTGGCCACCGTCAACCTGGCCACAGGTGAGGGGCTGCCCACCCTGGGAACGGCCGACGGGGCCCTGGGGCCGGCCAGCCGGGAGTCCACGCTGCGGCGCAAAGCAGGCGGTCTGGTGCTGGGCGAGCGGGAGGCCTCAGCTGGGGCGGAGGCAGAAGCCTACTACCGCAAGATGCAGGCGGCCCGCAGGTTCAAGGACTGA